GACGGCACCGGCGCCGAGCCCATCCTGCCGCTGAGCAACGCCGGGTGGAGCAGCATCGGCACCGTGTCCGCCGGCGATCCGCGGTCGTTCGTGGACGAGCCCGCCACGCGGGACTTCTACTACTACGCCGCCGTCGTCTACGACGGCTGTGGGAACGCGTCGGCGGTCTCCGGTCCGACCGGCGGCACCCTGAACTACCACCTCGGTGACGTCACCGATGGCGTGGTCAACGGTAACGGCAACAACGTCGTGGGCAGCGGGGACCTCTCGCACCTCGGTTTCAACTACGGTGCGACCCTGCCCCTCGGGACCAGTCTCAACTACCTCGACGTCGGGCCGACGAGCGACTTCTCGGTGGACGGCCTGCCGACGACCGACGACGTCGTGCAGTTCGAGGACCTGATGGTGTTCGCGATGAACTTCCAGGCGGTGAGCAAGCGCTTCGATGCGCCGGCACCGGCGACGAGCAACGACATCGCGCTGCACGTGGGTCAGGTCGACTCCGACGAAACTCTGGAAGTGGCCGTGCGGATGACCGGCAACGGTCGGATCCAGGGTCTGAGCATTCCCCTGACCTGGAACGACTCCGCGGTCGAGCCCCTCTCGGTCCGGCCGGGCGAGGTGATGGCGCGCCAGGGCGGTCAGGGCATGGTGCTCTCGCCCGAGCCGGGCGTCGTCGACGCCGCTCTGATCGGTGTGCGTGATCAGGGTCTGAGTGGTGAGGGTGCGCTGGCCCACGTGACCTTCCGAGTGAAGGGCGCTGGTGAGCCGCGGATCGGCCTCGGGGAGATCATCGCCCGTGATTCGGAGAACGGCCAGGTCCTGGTGGCCGGATCGGTCGGCGGAACGACTCCTTCGGCCGTTCCCAGCGTTTCCGGCCTCGCCGAGATCGCACCGACTCCCTTCAACCCGGCGACCGAGGTGAGGTTCAGCCTGGCTCGCGGGGGCGGTCAAGGTGCAGGTCTACGATCTGCGTGGTCGCCTCGTGCGAACGCTGGTGGACGAGACGCGCTCGGCCGGCGAGCACTCGGTCACGTGGAACGGCACCGACGGTGCAGACCGCTCGGTCGCGTCCGGAAGCTACGTCGTGCGTATGATCGCGCCCGACCAGACGGACCGCCGTCACATCACGCTGGTCAAGTAGCCGGCAGCACGACCACGGGCGGGGTGTCCTTCGCGACACCCCGCCCCGAATCGACTGGATCATGATGATGCTTCGTCCGCGTCTCGTGCGGACGAGTGAGGAAGTCGTTCGCTGGCCGGCACTGGTCGCCGTGGCCCTGATGCTTCTGGTGGCCGATGCAGTCGCCGACCCCGGTCCGATCACGGCCGAGGCCCGGACCGACTCGGTCCGTGTCGCGCTCGTGGCGTCCGGCACCCAGTTCGCTGCGGGTGACACCATCACCGTGGAGCTGGAGGTTCCCGAGGCCGGGCTCCAGTTCAACGCCTACGACGCCTACGTCGAGTACGACCCCGGGGCTCTGACCTTCCTGCGGGCGGACGACCTGTCGGACCAGGAAGGACCACTGATGCGGGAAGCGTGCAATCAGACCTTCCATGTCTTCGACGTCGCTTCCGACAGCACCTACCTCGAGATCCATCACTCCCTTCTCTGCAGCGGTACGTATCTGACCGGTCCGGGCGTCATCTACCGTCTCCGCTTCCTCTGTCGTGACGTGGATACGGACACGACTCTGCGGCTGCTGCGAGGATCGCCGACGGAGACCCGTTTCTTCGCGAACGGCCTGTTCGTCACGCCCCTTCGGACGACCGACGTGCAGATCCGGATCGGAGCGGGAGACGTCACCGCGACCCCACCGGACGCACCGCGGTTGGAGCTGAGTGCCGCACCCAATCCGTTCAATCCACGAACGACTCTGCGATTCGAATTGGTGTCGTCGGCGTCCGTGGACCTGCGGATCTACGACCTCGCTGGTCGCCATGTCCGGCGACTCGCCTCGGGGCTCCATGCCGCCGGCGAGCACCGTGTTCTCTGGGACGGGTGCGACCGCAGGGGACGCGAAGTCCCCAGTGGCGTCTACCTCGTCCGGCTGCGGGCAGGGGAGTGGACGGCCACCGAGCGCCTGACCCTGGTGCGTTGATCCGGACCCACCGGTCGAACGCCGAGACGACGGCGGTCGACGCGCGAGCGACATCGAAGCTCTCGCCCTTCGCTTGACAGTGAGCGATGGTCTGTTCCAGATTCCCGCCATCCCCCGAACAACCTGACCCTGGATCCGGCGCTCTTGTCGAAGAGTGCGCGCAGAGGTGTGTCGGCGATGCGATGGATGGTTCTGCTTCTCGGTTTGACGATGGCTCTCGCGGGTGTCGGCTGCGGAGACGACGCCGACGACAACCCGACCGCTCCGGGCGGGGACGACGACACCACTCCCCCCGGGATCCCCGTCGACCAGCTCGAGGTCAACGAGGGCACCGTCGGCGTGGTGATCGACGTGCGCCAGGTCGTGCGCTGGGGTTACGACGCGTCGGGAGTCGAGATCGATTTCGAGGGCGAATTCGCGTCACTCTCCCGTGAGCTCGACGTGAATCCGGAGACCAGTGTGGCGAGCTTCCGCGTGAGCCGGGACTCCCTGACCACCGAGCAGATCGAGACCCTCTCCGGGGGTGTGCCGGTGTCGATCGTCGTCCGCGACGGTCAGGAGACGGAGCTGGCCACCTACGGCGGTCCGTTGCCCCTGGACAGCTCCGGTCAGCTCTTCGCGGTCACGACGACGCTGCCGAGGATCTACCCGCAGTTGAGCATCTTCCCCGGGCAGCCCTACATCATCCAGGCCCTCGAGGAGGGGAGCCCGGTCGACGGTCACGTCTGGCGTCTCTCGAGCGTGCCGGGCCCGTCGCAGGACTTCGAGGTCCTGCTCGATCCCGAGTTCGACCCCGATCGCCTCGACGAGTTTCGGTTCTACTTCGAGGCCACCGCCCTCGACGACGTCTACCTGATCTACTACGAGTTCGAGGACCTGGGGCCCTTCTACCTCCGCAACGACGTCATCGGTCTCAGAGCGACGACCGAGGACGTCGATCCACAGGATCCGAACTGGCAGTTCCAGTTCCACATCGAGCGCGACGAGAACGCGCGGATCCGGCTCACTTCGGGCAGCGGGACCAACTTCGCGACCGGGCTCTACGGTGAGGACGGCTCGATCCACGAGGTCGGGGGCGACGAGTATCTGCCCTTCCGTGCCTTCGCGGCGAACGTAGAGTGGGACGTGCAGGACCTCGGTAGGCGCTTCGAACCGCCGATCGTGCCGCCCGCCCGTCTGGACTTCGCCTACCGTTCGGTGCTCAGCAACTGCAGCCCGGGAGAACTCACCGAGACCATCGGGAACCTGCGGTCGGAGACGCGGACGACCACCGTGGGAACCGAGGAGAGTCTCGAACTCTACAGCAGCAGTGAGAACTCGGTGAGCGTGACCACCGGTCTAGAAGTGGGAGGGGCCTTCAAGGCCATCAGTGCCAGCGCCTCGGTGGACGTGACGAACAGCTTCACCTACACCACGTCGACCACGCAGACCAGCACGAACACGTGGCAGCAGAGCGACAGCTTCACGCAGGAGGTCTCGAGCCAGCGCCAGATCACCGTACCGCCCTTCACCGGTGTCGAGGCCTACGACTCGATCGCGACCTTCGACAACGTGCGCATGCCGTTCGTACAGAGGCTGCGCGTGCGTGGCAGCTACGACGGCGTGGCGCTGCTGACCGGTGACCAGATCATCTCGCAGCTCATGGCCAACCAGTTCGGGGGCGTGGTGTCGAACGTCGGTGCCGACTTCGTGGACATCACCATCCGCGGGTCCGCCGAGATCGCCAACTACTACGAGGCCTACCGCGGCGTGGTGGAGGTGCCGGGG
This genomic interval from Candidatus Krumholzibacteriia bacterium contains the following:
- a CDS encoding cohesin domain-containing protein, with the translated sequence DGTGAEPILPLSNAGWSSIGTVSAGDPRSFVDEPATRDFYYYAAVVYDGCGNASAVSGPTGGTLNYHLGDVTDGVVNGNGNNVVGSGDLSHLGFNYGATLPLGTSLNYLDVGPTSDFSVDGLPTTDDVVQFEDLMVFAMNFQAVSKRFDAPAPATSNDIALHVGQVDSDETLEVAVRMTGNGRIQGLSIPLTWNDSAVEPLSVRPGEVMARQGGQGMVLSPEPGVVDAALIGVRDQGLSGEGALAHVTFRVKGAGEPRIGLGEIIARDSENGQVLVAGSVGGTTPSAVPSVSGLAEIAPTPFNPATEVRFSLARGGGQGAGLRSAWSPRANAGGRDALGRRALGHVERHRRCRPLGRVRKLRRAYDRARPDGPPSHHAGQVAGSTTTGGVSFATPRPESTGS
- a CDS encoding FlgD immunoglobulin-like domain containing protein translates to MMMLRPRLVRTSEEVVRWPALVAVALMLLVADAVADPGPITAEARTDSVRVALVASGTQFAAGDTITVELEVPEAGLQFNAYDAYVEYDPGALTFLRADDLSDQEGPLMREACNQTFHVFDVASDSTYLEIHHSLLCSGTYLTGPGVIYRLRFLCRDVDTDTTLRLLRGSPTETRFFANGLFVTPLRTTDVQIRIGAGDVTATPPDAPRLELSAAPNPFNPRTTLRFELVSSASVDLRIYDLAGRHVRRLASGLHAAGEHRVLWDGCDRRGREVPSGVYLVRLRAGEWTATERLTLVR